From a region of the Triticum aestivum cultivar Chinese Spring chromosome 7D, IWGSC CS RefSeq v2.1, whole genome shotgun sequence genome:
- the LOC123163749 gene encoding uncharacterized protein isoform X1: MASPTPYSSRPSPSWPNQPAHPAPFLLQESKAVPSDRGMRSAPAGNLLALSTGGAWRGRRSPSRSVARILQRHPQHVEYTTTLDRLGLADLSSPHSQTRAAAMGIMPPPSPSSGQRRGNDAMVLPNTPPVDYPTFKLILVGDGGTGKTTFVKRHVTGEFEKKYESTIGVEVRPLDFQTSHGKIRFYCWDIVREFGDHWFRCCRCASRRCRCYIWRS; the protein is encoded by the exons atggcctcccccacgccctactcctctcgcccctccccttcctGGCCGAACCAACCAGCCCACCCAGCACCCTTCCTCCTCCAAGAAAGCAAAGCCGTGCCCTCTGACCGGGGGATGAGATCTGCGCCTGCGGGGAATTTATTGGCGCTCTCCACCGGCGGGGCTTGGAGAGGCCGGCGTTCCCCGTCGAGATCCGTCGCGCGCATCCTCCAGCGCCACCCGCAGCACGTCGAGTACACCACCACCCTGGACCGCCTCGGCCTGGCCGACCTCTCGTCCCCGCACTCCCAGACGCGCGCCGCCGCCATGGGGATCATGCCCCCTCCAAGTCCAAGCAGCGGGCAGCGCCGAGGAAACGACGCAATG GTTCTCCCCAACACCCCGCCCGTGGACTACCCCACCTTCAAGCTCATCCTCGTCGGCGACGGCGGCACCGGCAAGACGACGTTCGTGAAGAGGCACGTCACCGGGGAGTTCGAGAAGAAGTACGAAT CGACGATCGGCGTGGAGGTGCGGCCGCTGGACTTCCAGACGAGCCACGGCAAGATCAGGTTCTACTGCTGGGACATTGTTCGGGAATTCG GTGATCATTGGTTTCGCTGCTGCCGATGTGCCAGTCGGAGGTGCCGCTGCTACATTTGGCGGAGCTAG
- the LOC123163749 gene encoding uncharacterized protein isoform X6, translating to MASPTPYSSRPSPSWPNQPAHPAPFLLQESKAVPSDRGMRSAPAGNLLALSTGGAWRGRRSPSRSVARILQRHPQHVEYTTTLDRLGLADLSSPHSQTRAAAMGIMPPPSPSSGQRRGNDAMVLPNTPPVDYPTFKLILVGDGGTGKTTFVKRHVTGEFEKKYESTIGVEVRPLDFQTSHGKIRFYCWDIVREFGNW from the exons atggcctcccccacgccctactcctctcgcccctccccttcctGGCCGAACCAACCAGCCCACCCAGCACCCTTCCTCCTCCAAGAAAGCAAAGCCGTGCCCTCTGACCGGGGGATGAGATCTGCGCCTGCGGGGAATTTATTGGCGCTCTCCACCGGCGGGGCTTGGAGAGGCCGGCGTTCCCCGTCGAGATCCGTCGCGCGCATCCTCCAGCGCCACCCGCAGCACGTCGAGTACACCACCACCCTGGACCGCCTCGGCCTGGCCGACCTCTCGTCCCCGCACTCCCAGACGCGCGCCGCCGCCATGGGGATCATGCCCCCTCCAAGTCCAAGCAGCGGGCAGCGCCGAGGAAACGACGCAATG GTTCTCCCCAACACCCCGCCCGTGGACTACCCCACCTTCAAGCTCATCCTCGTCGGCGACGGCGGCACCGGCAAGACGACGTTCGTGAAGAGGCACGTCACCGGGGAGTTCGAGAAGAAGTACGAAT CGACGATCGGCGTGGAGGTGCGGCCGCTGGACTTCCAGACGAGCCACGGCAAGATCAGGTTCTACTGCTGGGACATTGTTCGGGAATTCGGTAACTG GTGA
- the LOC123163749 gene encoding uncharacterized protein isoform X9, producing MASPTPYSSRPSPSWPNQPAHPAPFLLQESKAVPSDRGMRSAPAGNLLALSTGGAWRGRRSPSRSVARILQRHPQHVEYTTTLDRLGLADLSSPHSQTRAAAMGIMPPPSPSSGQRRGNDAMVLPNTPPVDYPTFKLILVGDGGTGKTTFVKRHVTGEFEKKYESTIGVEVRPLDFQTSHGKIR from the exons atggcctcccccacgccctactcctctcgcccctccccttcctGGCCGAACCAACCAGCCCACCCAGCACCCTTCCTCCTCCAAGAAAGCAAAGCCGTGCCCTCTGACCGGGGGATGAGATCTGCGCCTGCGGGGAATTTATTGGCGCTCTCCACCGGCGGGGCTTGGAGAGGCCGGCGTTCCCCGTCGAGATCCGTCGCGCGCATCCTCCAGCGCCACCCGCAGCACGTCGAGTACACCACCACCCTGGACCGCCTCGGCCTGGCCGACCTCTCGTCCCCGCACTCCCAGACGCGCGCCGCCGCCATGGGGATCATGCCCCCTCCAAGTCCAAGCAGCGGGCAGCGCCGAGGAAACGACGCAATG GTTCTCCCCAACACCCCGCCCGTGGACTACCCCACCTTCAAGCTCATCCTCGTCGGCGACGGCGGCACCGGCAAGACGACGTTCGTGAAGAGGCACGTCACCGGGGAGTTCGAGAAGAAGTACGAAT CGACGATCGGCGTGGAGGTGCGGCCGCTGGACTTCCAGACGAGCCACGGCAAGATCAG GTGA
- the LOC123163749 gene encoding ras-related protein Rab-12 isoform X3: MASPTPYSSRPSPSWPNQPAHPAPFLLQESKAVPSDRGMRSAPAGNLLALSTGGAWRGRRSPSRSVARILQRHPQHVEYTTTLDRLGLADLSSPHSQTRAAAMGIMPPPSPSSGQRRGNDAMVLPNTPPVDYPTFKLILVGDGGTGKTTFVKRHVTGEFEKKYESTIGVEVRPLDFQTSHGKIRFYCWDTAGQEKFGGLRDGY, encoded by the exons atggcctcccccacgccctactcctctcgcccctccccttcctGGCCGAACCAACCAGCCCACCCAGCACCCTTCCTCCTCCAAGAAAGCAAAGCCGTGCCCTCTGACCGGGGGATGAGATCTGCGCCTGCGGGGAATTTATTGGCGCTCTCCACCGGCGGGGCTTGGAGAGGCCGGCGTTCCCCGTCGAGATCCGTCGCGCGCATCCTCCAGCGCCACCCGCAGCACGTCGAGTACACCACCACCCTGGACCGCCTCGGCCTGGCCGACCTCTCGTCCCCGCACTCCCAGACGCGCGCCGCCGCCATGGGGATCATGCCCCCTCCAAGTCCAAGCAGCGGGCAGCGCCGAGGAAACGACGCAATG GTTCTCCCCAACACCCCGCCCGTGGACTACCCCACCTTCAAGCTCATCCTCGTCGGCGACGGCGGCACCGGCAAGACGACGTTCGTGAAGAGGCACGTCACCGGGGAGTTCGAGAAGAAGTACGAAT CGACGATCGGCGTGGAGGTGCGGCCGCTGGACTTCCAGACGAGCCACGGCAAGATCAGGTTCTACTGCTGGGAC ACGGCCGGACAGGAGAAGTTCGGTggcctccgtgacggatacta G
- the LOC123163749 gene encoding ras-related protein Rab-12 isoform X4 yields the protein MASPTPYSSRPSPSWPNQPAHPAPFLLQESKAVPSDRGMRSAPAGNLLALSTGGAWRGRRSPSRSVARILQRHPQHVEYTTTLDRLGLADLSSPHSQTRAAAMGIMPPPSPSSGQRRGNDAMVLPNTPPVDYPTFKLILVGDGGTGKTTFVKRHVTGEFEKKYESTIGVEVRPLDFQTSHGKISGWDTAGQEKFGGLRDGY from the exons atggcctcccccacgccctactcctctcgcccctccccttcctGGCCGAACCAACCAGCCCACCCAGCACCCTTCCTCCTCCAAGAAAGCAAAGCCGTGCCCTCTGACCGGGGGATGAGATCTGCGCCTGCGGGGAATTTATTGGCGCTCTCCACCGGCGGGGCTTGGAGAGGCCGGCGTTCCCCGTCGAGATCCGTCGCGCGCATCCTCCAGCGCCACCCGCAGCACGTCGAGTACACCACCACCCTGGACCGCCTCGGCCTGGCCGACCTCTCGTCCCCGCACTCCCAGACGCGCGCCGCCGCCATGGGGATCATGCCCCCTCCAAGTCCAAGCAGCGGGCAGCGCCGAGGAAACGACGCAATG GTTCTCCCCAACACCCCGCCCGTGGACTACCCCACCTTCAAGCTCATCCTCGTCGGCGACGGCGGCACCGGCAAGACGACGTTCGTGAAGAGGCACGTCACCGGGGAGTTCGAGAAGAAGTACGAAT CGACGATCGGCGTGGAGGTGCGGCCGCTGGACTTCCAGACGAGCCACGGCAAGATCAG TGGCTGGGACACGGCCGGACAGGAGAAGTTCGGTggcctccgtgacggatacta G
- the LOC123163749 gene encoding ras-related protein Rab-12 isoform X5 produces MASPTPYSSRPSPSWPNQPAHPAPFLLQESKAVPSDRGMRSAPAGNLLALSTGGAWRGRRSPSRSVARILQRHPQHVEYTTTLDRLGLADLSSPHSQTRAAAMGIMPPPSPSSGQRRGNDAMVLPNTPPVDYPTFKLILVGDGGTGKTTFVKRHVTGEFEKKYESTIGVEVRPLDFQTSHGKISGWDTAGQEKFGGLRDGY; encoded by the exons atggcctcccccacgccctactcctctcgcccctccccttcctGGCCGAACCAACCAGCCCACCCAGCACCCTTCCTCCTCCAAGAAAGCAAAGCCGTGCCCTCTGACCGGGGGATGAGATCTGCGCCTGCGGGGAATTTATTGGCGCTCTCCACCGGCGGGGCTTGGAGAGGCCGGCGTTCCCCGTCGAGATCCGTCGCGCGCATCCTCCAGCGCCACCCGCAGCACGTCGAGTACACCACCACCCTGGACCGCCTCGGCCTGGCCGACCTCTCGTCCCCGCACTCCCAGACGCGCGCCGCCGCCATGGGGATCATGCCCCCTCCAAGTCCAAGCAGCGGGCAGCGCCGAGGAAACGACGCAATG GTTCTCCCCAACACCCCGCCCGTGGACTACCCCACCTTCAAGCTCATCCTCGTCGGCGACGGCGGCACCGGCAAGACGACGTTCGTGAAGAGGCACGTCACCGGGGAGTTCGAGAAGAAGTACGAAT CGACGATCGGCGTGGAGGTGCGGCCGCTGGACTTCCAGACGAGCCACGGCAAGATCAG TGGCTGGGACACGGCCGGACAGGAGAAGTTCGGTggcctccgtgacggatactag
- the LOC123163749 gene encoding uncharacterized protein isoform X2 — MASPTPYSSRPSPSWPNQPAHPAPFLLQESKAVPSDRGMRSAPAGNLLALSTGGAWRGRRSPSRSVARILQRHPQHVEYTTTLDRLGLADLSSPHSQTRAAAMGIMPPPSPSSGQRRGNDAMVLPNTPPVDYPTFKLILVGDGGTGKTTFVKRHVTGEFEKKYESTIGVEVRPLDFQTSHGKIRFYCWDIVREFGNWHRVAIKWAFKW, encoded by the exons atggcctcccccacgccctactcctctcgcccctccccttcctGGCCGAACCAACCAGCCCACCCAGCACCCTTCCTCCTCCAAGAAAGCAAAGCCGTGCCCTCTGACCGGGGGATGAGATCTGCGCCTGCGGGGAATTTATTGGCGCTCTCCACCGGCGGGGCTTGGAGAGGCCGGCGTTCCCCGTCGAGATCCGTCGCGCGCATCCTCCAGCGCCACCCGCAGCACGTCGAGTACACCACCACCCTGGACCGCCTCGGCCTGGCCGACCTCTCGTCCCCGCACTCCCAGACGCGCGCCGCCGCCATGGGGATCATGCCCCCTCCAAGTCCAAGCAGCGGGCAGCGCCGAGGAAACGACGCAATG GTTCTCCCCAACACCCCGCCCGTGGACTACCCCACCTTCAAGCTCATCCTCGTCGGCGACGGCGGCACCGGCAAGACGACGTTCGTGAAGAGGCACGTCACCGGGGAGTTCGAGAAGAAGTACGAAT CGACGATCGGCGTGGAGGTGCGGCCGCTGGACTTCCAGACGAGCCACGGCAAGATCAGGTTCTACTGCTGGGACATTGTTCGGGAATTCGGTAACTG GCACCGAGTAGCGATTAAATGGGCATTTAAATGGTAA
- the LOC123163749 gene encoding uncharacterized protein isoform X8, translating into MASPTPYSSRPSPSWPNQPAHPAPFLLQESKAVPSDRGMRSAPAGNLLALSTGGAWRGRRSPSRSVARILQRHPQHVEYTTTLDRLGLADLSSPHSQTRAAAMGIMPPPSPSSGQRRGNDAMVLPNTPPVDYPTFKLILVGDGGTGKTTFVKRHVTGEFEKKYESTIGVEVRPLDFQTSHGKIRHRVAIKWAFKW; encoded by the exons atggcctcccccacgccctactcctctcgcccctccccttcctGGCCGAACCAACCAGCCCACCCAGCACCCTTCCTCCTCCAAGAAAGCAAAGCCGTGCCCTCTGACCGGGGGATGAGATCTGCGCCTGCGGGGAATTTATTGGCGCTCTCCACCGGCGGGGCTTGGAGAGGCCGGCGTTCCCCGTCGAGATCCGTCGCGCGCATCCTCCAGCGCCACCCGCAGCACGTCGAGTACACCACCACCCTGGACCGCCTCGGCCTGGCCGACCTCTCGTCCCCGCACTCCCAGACGCGCGCCGCCGCCATGGGGATCATGCCCCCTCCAAGTCCAAGCAGCGGGCAGCGCCGAGGAAACGACGCAATG GTTCTCCCCAACACCCCGCCCGTGGACTACCCCACCTTCAAGCTCATCCTCGTCGGCGACGGCGGCACCGGCAAGACGACGTTCGTGAAGAGGCACGTCACCGGGGAGTTCGAGAAGAAGTACGAAT CGACGATCGGCGTGGAGGTGCGGCCGCTGGACTTCCAGACGAGCCACGGCAAGATCAG GCACCGAGTAGCGATTAAATGGGCATTTAAATGGTAA
- the LOC123163749 gene encoding uncharacterized protein isoform X10, which produces MASPTPYSSRPSPSWPNQPAHPAPFLLQESKAVPSDRGMRSAPAGNLLALSTGGAWRGRRSPSRSVARILQRHPQHVEYTTTLDRLGLADLSSPHSQTRAAAMGIMPPPSPSSGQRRGNDAMVLPNTPPVDYPTFKLILVGDGGTGKTTFVKRHVTGEFEKKYESTIGVEVRPLDFQTSHGKIS; this is translated from the exons atggcctcccccacgccctactcctctcgcccctccccttcctGGCCGAACCAACCAGCCCACCCAGCACCCTTCCTCCTCCAAGAAAGCAAAGCCGTGCCCTCTGACCGGGGGATGAGATCTGCGCCTGCGGGGAATTTATTGGCGCTCTCCACCGGCGGGGCTTGGAGAGGCCGGCGTTCCCCGTCGAGATCCGTCGCGCGCATCCTCCAGCGCCACCCGCAGCACGTCGAGTACACCACCACCCTGGACCGCCTCGGCCTGGCCGACCTCTCGTCCCCGCACTCCCAGACGCGCGCCGCCGCCATGGGGATCATGCCCCCTCCAAGTCCAAGCAGCGGGCAGCGCCGAGGAAACGACGCAATG GTTCTCCCCAACACCCCGCCCGTGGACTACCCCACCTTCAAGCTCATCCTCGTCGGCGACGGCGGCACCGGCAAGACGACGTTCGTGAAGAGGCACGTCACCGGGGAGTTCGAGAAGAAGTACGAAT CGACGATCGGCGTGGAGGTGCGGCCGCTGGACTTCCAGACGAGCCACGGCAAGATCAG TTAG
- the LOC123163749 gene encoding uncharacterized protein isoform X7, with protein sequence MASPTPYSSRPSPSWPNQPAHPAPFLLQESKAVPSDRGMRSAPAGNLLALSTGGAWRGRRSPSRSVARILQRHPQHVEYTTTLDRLGLADLSSPHSQTRAAAMGIMPPPSPSSGQRRGNDAMVLPNTPPVDYPTFKLILVGDGGTGKTTFVKRHVTGEFEKKYESTIGVEVRPLDFQTSHGKIRFYCWDIVREFGNC encoded by the exons atggcctcccccacgccctactcctctcgcccctccccttcctGGCCGAACCAACCAGCCCACCCAGCACCCTTCCTCCTCCAAGAAAGCAAAGCCGTGCCCTCTGACCGGGGGATGAGATCTGCGCCTGCGGGGAATTTATTGGCGCTCTCCACCGGCGGGGCTTGGAGAGGCCGGCGTTCCCCGTCGAGATCCGTCGCGCGCATCCTCCAGCGCCACCCGCAGCACGTCGAGTACACCACCACCCTGGACCGCCTCGGCCTGGCCGACCTCTCGTCCCCGCACTCCCAGACGCGCGCCGCCGCCATGGGGATCATGCCCCCTCCAAGTCCAAGCAGCGGGCAGCGCCGAGGAAACGACGCAATG GTTCTCCCCAACACCCCGCCCGTGGACTACCCCACCTTCAAGCTCATCCTCGTCGGCGACGGCGGCACCGGCAAGACGACGTTCGTGAAGAGGCACGTCACCGGGGAGTTCGAGAAGAAGTACGAAT CGACGATCGGCGTGGAGGTGCGGCCGCTGGACTTCCAGACGAGCCACGGCAAGATCAGGTTCTACTGCTGGGACATTGTTCGGGAATTCGGTAACTG TTAG
- the LOC123167746 gene encoding cytochrome P450 709B1, with the protein MDTIINKSTISQELSCTDRSSHAMVAMAPAAGLVLASLAVVLATTLWKAAVHLVWRPYAVARAFQRQGIRGPAYRFFVGNNEEVMAMRAATADDVLDLGSHDIIARVMPQYKAWVASYGKIFLSWSGYTPSLCVGDHDMVKQILSNKTGLYAKPNPGPNFLALLGKGLVFSDGDDWARHRRIVHPAFTMDKLKMMTRTMAECAGDMVRPWEALAAASDGGVARVDDVGQQFVELTADVISHTAFGSSYREGKEVFMAQRELQYIAFSTMNNVRVPGLEYLPTKINLRRRQLTGKVRGTLMAIIRERQAAAKEAKGYGNDLLGLMLEANASAGAGGQKAAAISMDEIIDECKTFFFAGHDTTSHLLTWAIFLLGTHPEWQQKLREEVLRECGGTGTPLHGDALNKLKLTTMVLYETLRLYGAVIMIARETTADTELGGVKIPKGTTTMIPMAIMHRDEEVWGADAGEFKPDRFQNGVGRAAKHPSAMLAFSAGPRSCIGQDFAMLEAKATLAVILRRFEFEVAPEYVHAPAEFLTLQPKCGLPVLLKLLGQ; encoded by the exons ATGGACACAATCATCAACAAATCAACCATTTCCCAAGAGCTGAGCTGCACCGATCGATCGTCGCACGCCATGGTGGCTATGGCGCCCGCTGCAGGGCTGGTCCTGGCTTCGCTCGCCGTGGTGCTGGCAACCACGCTGTGGAAGGCGGCGGTGCACCTGGTGTGGCGCCCCTACGCCGTCGCGAGGGCCTTCCAGCGGCAGGGGATCCGCGGGCCGGCGTACCGGTTCTTCGTCGGCAACAACGAGGAGGTCATGGCGATGCGCGCGGCGACGGCCGACGACGTGCTCGACCTCGGTTCCCACGACATCATCGCGCGCGTGATGCCGCAGTACAAGGCGTGGGTCGCGTCGTACGGTAAGATTTTCCTCTCGTGGTCGGGGTACACGCCGTCGCTCTGCGTCGGCGACCAcgacatggtgaagcagatccTGTCCAATAAGACCGGGCTGTACGCCAAGCCCAACCCAGGGCCCAACTTCCTGGCCCTGCTGGGCAAGGGCCTCGTCTTCTCCGACGGCGACGACTGGGCGCGCCACCGCCGCATCGTGCACCCGGCGTTCACCATGGACAAGCTCAAGATGATGACCAGGACGATGGCGGAGTGCGCGGGGGACATGGTCCGGCCGTGGGAGGCGCTCGCCGCGGCGAGCGACGGCGGCGTGGCGAGGGTGGACGACGTCGGGCAGCAGTTCGTGGAGCTGACCGCCGACGTGATCTCGCACACGGCGTTCGGGAGCAGCTACAGGGAGGGGAAGGAGGTGTTCATGGCGCAGCGGGAGCTCCAGTACATCGCCTTCTCCACCATGAACAACGTCCGCGTCCCGGGCCTCGAGTACCTCCCCACCAAGATCAACCTGCGGCGGCGGCAGCTCACGGGCAAGGTGCGCGGCACGCTCATGGCGATCATCCGCGAGCGGCAGGCCGCCGCCAAGGAGGCCAAAGGCTACGGCAACGACTTGCTTGGCCTGATGCTCGAGGCCAACGCGTCGGCCGGCGCCGGCGGGCAGAAGGCGGCCGCCATTAGCATGGACGAGATCATCGACGAGTGCAAGACCTTTTTCTTCGCCGGGCACGACACCACCTCCCATCTCCTTACCTGGGCCATCTTCCTCCTCGGCACGCACCCGGAATGGCAGCAGAAGCTCAGGGAAGAGGTCCTCCGAGAGTGCGGCGGCACGGGGACGCCGCTGCACGGCGACGCGCTCAACAAGCTCAAGCTG ACGACGATGGTGCTTTACGAGACGCTGAGGCTCTACGGCGCTGTGATCATGATCGCGAGGGAGACGACGGCGGACACGGAGCTCGGCGGCGTGAAGATCCCCAAGGGCACGACCACCATGATACCGATGGCGATCATGCACCGGGACGAGGAGGTGTGGGGCGCGGACGCCGGCGAGTTCAAGCCGGACCGGTTTCAGAACGGCGTGGGCAGAGCGGCGAAGCACCCGAGCGCGATGCTGGCCTTCTCCGCCGGCCCGCGGTCGTGCATCGGGCAGGACTTCGCGATGCTGGAGGCCAAGGCGACGCTCGCCGTGATCCTGCGCCGGTTCGAGTTCGAGGTGGCGCCGGAGTACGTGCACGCGCCGGCCGAGTTCCTGACGCTGCAGCCCAAGTGCGGGCTCCCCGTGCTGCTCAAGCTCCTGGGTCAGTAG